In Leptolyngbya sp. 'hensonii', the following are encoded in one genomic region:
- a CDS encoding CHAT domain-containing protein, producing the protein MSLQISGLARCSASLLALLLGLSPALAIAVSTDQLRPGSPLQLAQAQDPRKVEADRLLEQGIEQFHRSQFEPALRSWQQALSLYRVIQDRRGEEAALGNLGIVYDAMGNYARAIDYQQQRLAVARASNNRQGEGIALGNLGLAYHSLGDYAKALGYYQQSLVIARKFNDRRSEGAILGNLGNTYYALGEYATAIDYQQQGLAIDRETKDRLGEGQSLGNLGNIYYILGDYAKAHNYYQQLLSISRAIKNRAGEANALGNLGITYQAMGDYTRAIDSSQQLLTIARQIKDRLGEGNALGNLGVAYYALGDYAKAIDYQQQRLVITRAIRDRRGEGVTLGNLGAAYHALGNHGKAIDYLQQRLAIAREIKDRLGEGKALSNLGAASFQAGRLAEAESQLIQSIQIFESLREKLQDAQKISIADIQRNPYDTLQEVLIAQNKVEPALEIAERGRARAFAELLAQRTQGQAALTIQPIQIATIQQVARTQKATLVEYANLYDEQLFIWVVKPTGEVAFRQVDLKPLQQQKTSLANLVTTARCLGAVGCEESVLSRGSQPVTFNLAQGDRQFGQPPITTIKNEYLQQLHKLLIDPIADLLPKNPNDRVIFVPQGSLFLLPFAALQDDQGQYLLEKHTIGIAPSIQVLQLTRQQRSATRTGDILLVGNPTMPRVVFKIGEPPQPLTALAGAEQEVRAISQLLQVPALIGRAATKTVVINRMPKARIIHLATHGLLDDIGEGGVPGAIALGPSSSQPNDGLLSANELLDLKLKAELVVLSACDTGRGKITGDGVIGLSRALITAGVPSVIVSLWKVPDAPTAELMTSFYRYLNQGQDKATALRQAMLDTKQKYPDPIAWAPFELIGEAQ; encoded by the coding sequence ATGTCCCTGCAGATTTCGGGTCTGGCCCGATGTTCCGCTTCCCTGCTGGCCCTGTTGCTGGGCCTCAGCCCCGCCCTCGCTATTGCTGTCTCGACAGACCAGCTTCGCCCCGGCTCACCCCTACAATTGGCCCAGGCGCAAGACCCCCGCAAAGTCGAAGCAGACCGACTACTGGAGCAGGGAATTGAGCAATTCCATAGGAGCCAGTTTGAACCAGCCCTCCGTTCCTGGCAGCAGGCCCTAAGTCTGTATCGGGTCATCCAGGATCGGCGGGGAGAGGAGGCAGCCTTGGGTAACCTGGGGATTGTCTACGATGCCATGGGCAACTATGCCAGGGCCATTGATTACCAGCAACAACGGCTAGCCGTTGCCAGGGCTAGCAACAATCGTCAGGGCGAAGGCATTGCCCTGGGTAATCTGGGCCTTGCTTACCATTCTCTGGGAGACTATGCCAAAGCCCTTGGCTACTATCAACAGAGTTTAGTCATCGCCAGGAAATTCAACGATCGCCGGAGTGAAGGGGCCATTCTGGGCAATCTAGGCAATACCTACTATGCACTGGGGGAATATGCCACAGCCATCGACTATCAGCAACAAGGTTTAGCCATCGACAGGGAGACTAAGGACCGATTGGGCGAGGGACAATCCCTAGGTAACCTGGGGAATATTTACTATATCCTGGGAGACTATGCCAAAGCCCATAACTACTATCAACAGCTTTTAAGCATTTCGAGAGCAATCAAAAACCGGGCAGGCGAAGCCAATGCCCTGGGCAATCTGGGGATTACCTACCAAGCGATGGGAGACTACACCAGAGCGATTGACTCCTCTCAACAGCTTTTAACCATTGCCAGACAAATCAAAGACCGATTGGGGGAGGGCAATGCCCTGGGCAATCTGGGGGTTGCCTACTATGCCCTGGGAGATTACGCCAAGGCAATTGACTACCAGCAACAACGGTTGGTGATTACCAGGGCCATCCGCGATCGTCGGGGGGAAGGAGTTACCCTGGGCAATCTCGGGGCGGCTTATCATGCTCTGGGGAATCATGGCAAAGCCATTGACTATTTGCAGCAGCGGTTAGCCATTGCCAGAGAAATTAAAGATCGATTGGGAGAGGGTAAGGCCCTTAGTAATCTGGGAGCGGCTTCATTCCAGGCAGGACGGTTAGCTGAAGCAGAATCCCAACTCATACAATCCATTCAAATCTTTGAATCTCTGAGGGAGAAGTTGCAAGATGCTCAGAAAATTTCGATCGCGGATATCCAGCGCAACCCCTATGACACCCTACAGGAAGTTCTGATTGCCCAGAATAAGGTGGAACCCGCCCTGGAGATTGCCGAACGGGGACGGGCCAGGGCCTTTGCCGAGCTATTAGCCCAGCGCACCCAGGGGCAAGCGGCACTTACAATTCAACCCATCCAGATCGCTACTATCCAGCAGGTGGCCAGAACCCAAAAGGCAACCCTGGTGGAGTATGCCAATCTCTACGATGAGCAACTCTTCATCTGGGTGGTCAAGCCTACGGGGGAGGTGGCTTTTCGTCAGGTGGACCTCAAACCCCTGCAGCAGCAGAAAACTTCCCTGGCCAATCTGGTGACGACAGCCCGCTGCCTGGGGGCAGTGGGCTGTGAGGAGTCTGTCCTATCCAGGGGCAGTCAACCCGTGACCTTCAATCTGGCCCAGGGCGATCGCCAGTTTGGCCAACCCCCGATTACCACGATCAAGAATGAATACCTGCAACAGTTGCACAAGCTCCTGATTGACCCGATCGCCGACCTGCTGCCCAAAAATCCGAACGACCGGGTGATCTTCGTGCCCCAGGGCTCCCTGTTCCTGCTGCCCTTTGCAGCCTTGCAGGATGACCAGGGACAGTATTTGTTGGAGAAGCATACGATCGGGATTGCGCCTTCGATTCAGGTGTTGCAGTTGACCCGCCAGCAGCGATCGGCCACCCGGACCGGAGATATCCTGCTGGTGGGCAATCCCACCATGCCCAGGGTGGTCTTCAAAATCGGTGAGCCCCCTCAACCCCTCACCGCCCTTGCGGGAGCTGAGCAGGAAGTCAGGGCCATTTCCCAACTGCTGCAGGTGCCTGCCTTGATTGGCAGAGCGGCGACCAAAACCGTCGTGATAAACCGGATGCCCAAAGCCCGGATTATTCACCTGGCCACCCATGGGCTGTTGGATGATATTGGGGAGGGAGGCGTCCCCGGAGCGATCGCCCTGGGTCCGAGCAGTTCCCAGCCCAATGACGGGTTGTTGAGTGCGAACGAACTGCTAGACCTGAAGCTGAAAGCAGAACTGGTGGTGCTAAGTGCCTGTGATACGGGTCGGGGCAAGATCACAGGGGATGGAGTCATCGGGTTATCCCGTGCCCTGATCACAGCAGGCGTGCCCAGTGTCATTGTCTCACTCTGGAAGGTGCCGGATGCGCCGACGGCTGAGTTGATGACGAGCTTCTATCGCTATCTGAACCAGGGCCAGGACAAGGCGACGGCATTACGACAGGCGATGCTGGACACGAAACAGAAGTATCCCGACCCGATCGCTTGGGCACCGTTCGAGCTGATTGGGGAGGCGCAGTAG
- a CDS encoding HAMP domain-containing sensor histidine kinase, giving the protein MQRMNKFRQVINQFGLKHCDPTSLQFRLTAEIAVLSVLSLSTVAVWMGWQMQQILMITHKQNIEQIADRFPRDVELYGEMFPLEIGLEKAVDNVSTSGVQVWVKSPEGKVLAQSARLQMAPAMANQLMALTTMPLQPQVYRIGERYIVLCEAPVIVKGMSLGRVYLVQDVTRDQLQLHLALQQLTLVCILVTTGGIVIIGLRVRRLLQPLQDMNRMAGAISVEDLKEAKLQLNHAPREVRELAQTFNMMLSRLADAWEQQRQFVSNVSHELRTPLTVVSGYLQSLLRRGTNLNDYQREALQTAASEADHTIRLLQDLLDLARADSGYMYYRLESILLNDLVLEVADMGERFSDRSITTVAPIEVRATVDRDRLKQVLINLIDNAVKYSGPDQPILLKLGQAEGQATIQVCDQGVGMALPDQSRIFERFYRVDEARSQQIGGHGLGLAIVKTLVEGMGGSITVRSRPSEGSTFTIAFPSDP; this is encoded by the coding sequence ATGCAACGGATGAACAAATTCAGACAAGTCATCAACCAGTTTGGGCTCAAGCATTGTGACCCGACTTCCCTGCAATTTCGTCTGACAGCCGAAATCGCTGTGTTGTCTGTCCTGAGCCTGAGTACGGTGGCGGTTTGGATGGGATGGCAGATGCAGCAGATTCTGATGATTACCCATAAGCAGAATATTGAGCAGATTGCCGATCGCTTTCCTCGGGATGTGGAACTCTATGGAGAAATGTTCCCCCTGGAAATCGGGCTGGAGAAGGCGGTCGATAATGTTTCTACCTCGGGGGTGCAAGTCTGGGTTAAAAGTCCAGAGGGTAAAGTGTTAGCCCAATCTGCCAGATTACAGATGGCACCAGCAATGGCCAATCAGTTAATGGCTTTGACGACAATGCCCTTGCAACCCCAAGTTTACCGGATCGGAGAACGCTATATCGTTTTGTGTGAGGCTCCGGTTATCGTTAAGGGAATGTCCCTGGGCAGAGTCTATCTGGTTCAGGATGTCACCCGGGATCAATTACAACTACACCTGGCTTTGCAACAGTTGACGCTCGTCTGTATCCTGGTGACGACAGGGGGCATCGTGATCATTGGGCTGCGGGTCAGGCGATTGTTACAGCCCCTGCAAGATATGAACCGGATGGCTGGAGCTATTTCAGTCGAAGATTTGAAAGAAGCGAAGTTGCAACTGAACCATGCCCCGCGTGAAGTCAGAGAACTGGCCCAGACCTTCAATATGATGTTGTCTCGCTTGGCAGATGCCTGGGAGCAGCAACGGCAGTTTGTCAGCAATGTTTCGCATGAACTGCGAACTCCCTTAACCGTGGTATCCGGTTATTTGCAGAGTTTATTGCGTCGGGGCACTAACCTGAACGATTATCAGCGGGAGGCTCTGCAAACCGCCGCATCAGAAGCAGATCACACGATCCGGCTGCTGCAAGACCTCCTGGATTTGGCCCGGGCTGACAGCGGGTATATGTACTATCGGTTAGAGTCTATTCTGCTGAATGATCTGGTGCTGGAAGTGGCGGATATGGGGGAGCGGTTCAGCGATCGTTCTATTACAACAGTAGCGCCGATTGAAGTTCGAGCAACGGTCGATCGCGATCGCCTGAAACAGGTCCTGATTAACTTGATTGATAATGCGGTGAAATATTCAGGGCCTGACCAGCCCATTCTTCTGAAGCTGGGGCAAGCAGAAGGGCAGGCCACAATTCAGGTCTGTGATCAGGGGGTTGGTATGGCTCTGCCAGACCAGAGTCGGATCTTTGAGCGCTTCTACCGGGTCGATGAAGCCCGTTCCCAGCAGATTGGGGGGCATGGTTTGGGGTTAGCGATCGTCAAGACTCTAGTTGAGGGTATGGGAGGTAGTATTACGGTACGCTCCAGGCCCAGTGAGGGGAGCACGTTTACGATCGCTTTTCCTTCTGACCCATAG
- a CDS encoding CPBP family glutamic-type intramembrane protease: protein MTPKRIFLGFLTIVAIAILALSLAESWNQPQIQSRLELYQTNLLLQASEWRGEEVEISRSPQTSETTVVNPLRTALLGSDPIKNGLEEYQEVRASAQKNLAKTEVRLEKLHQQATSQTAPSIAPDRQVKTELQELQQTLNRLEKLIAELDLRLGLLQIEQKQVAAALKTWDGVISRFQNQPQLLTLTHTAEILKGLWQNPPQLLPDAEPLLKQNLDSWFRHKALFRLYDLSQREDSLITLLATEQVMARQAISKLTIVGSIPALGFLIGVGLLIFLLIQWVTQGKESLLGRYGDQPWTTPWSGETIWQVFIVGFFLTGQILVPYLILPIVLKLLNLEPATFDERTRAFSILLSYALLALGGIAVLYWSLQPFLPLPEGWFRFKVRENWFWWGLGGYLVALPLVILVSLLNQLIWQGQGGSNPILPIALEGRDGTALLIFFLTASVAAPLFEEFMFRGFLLPSLTRYLSVRGAIVASSLLFAIAHLSLSEILPLATLGMILGVVYTRSRNLLAPMLLHSLWNSGTLLSLYILGSGAR from the coding sequence ATGACGCCAAAGCGGATTTTTCTGGGATTTTTAACGATCGTAGCCATTGCCATTCTTGCACTCTCCCTGGCTGAGAGTTGGAATCAACCCCAGATTCAAAGCCGCCTGGAACTCTATCAGACCAATTTACTGCTCCAAGCCTCGGAATGGCGGGGTGAGGAAGTTGAGATTTCCCGATCTCCCCAGACCTCTGAAACAACCGTTGTGAATCCCCTGCGTACTGCACTTCTGGGCTCTGATCCCATTAAAAATGGGCTGGAGGAATATCAGGAGGTGCGGGCATCAGCCCAGAAAAATCTGGCGAAAACAGAGGTCCGTCTGGAAAAATTACACCAGCAGGCCACCAGCCAAACAGCACCTTCCATTGCGCCCGATCGTCAGGTCAAAACCGAACTTCAGGAATTACAGCAGACCCTGAACCGCCTGGAAAAGCTAATTGCGGAACTGGACCTGCGCCTGGGTCTTTTGCAGATTGAGCAGAAACAGGTGGCAGCAGCTTTAAAAACCTGGGATGGGGTGATCAGTCGCTTTCAGAATCAGCCCCAGCTCCTGACTCTCACCCATACCGCAGAAATTCTCAAGGGCCTCTGGCAAAATCCCCCCCAACTGCTACCCGATGCAGAACCCCTGCTAAAACAGAATTTGGATAGCTGGTTTCGCCATAAGGCGCTGTTTCGACTTTATGATTTGAGCCAACGTGAAGATAGCCTGATTACTCTCCTGGCTACAGAGCAGGTCATGGCCCGTCAGGCAATTTCCAAACTCACGATCGTGGGCAGTATCCCAGCTCTGGGATTTCTGATTGGAGTAGGCTTGTTGATTTTTCTGCTGATCCAATGGGTTACCCAGGGCAAGGAATCTCTGTTGGGGCGTTATGGGGATCAACCCTGGACAACACCCTGGAGCGGGGAAACCATCTGGCAGGTTTTCATTGTGGGGTTCTTCCTGACCGGGCAAATTCTGGTTCCCTATCTCATTCTGCCGATCGTACTGAAATTGCTCAATCTGGAACCGGCCACCTTTGATGAGCGGACCCGTGCCTTCTCGATCTTGCTCAGCTATGCCCTGCTGGCTCTAGGTGGAATCGCCGTCCTCTACTGGTCTCTACAACCCTTCCTACCGCTGCCAGAAGGCTGGTTTCGATTCAAGGTCCGGGAAAACTGGTTCTGGTGGGGCCTGGGGGGTTATTTGGTTGCGCTCCCCCTAGTGATCCTGGTGTCTCTGTTGAATCAACTGATCTGGCAGGGGCAGGGTGGAAGTAATCCCATCCTGCCGATCGCCCTAGAGGGTCGTGACGGAACAGCCCTGCTGATCTTTTTTCTGACCGCTTCTGTGGCCGCTCCCCTGTTTGAGGAATTCATGTTTCGGGGATTTTTGCTCCCCTCCCTGACCCGTTATCTCTCGGTCAGAGGAGCGATCGTAGCCAGCAGCCTTCTGTTTGCCATCGCCCATCTGAGCCTCTCCGAAATCCTGCCGCTGGCAACCCTGGGCATGATTCTGGGAGTGGTGTACACCCGATCGCGCAATCTGCTGGCTCCGATGCTGCTCCACAGCCTCTGGAACAGCGGCACCCTGTTAAGTCTGTATATTCTGGGGAGTGGTGCCCGATAG
- a CDS encoding histidine phosphatase family protein, with protein MLVRHGQSSYNVERRVQGHCDESTLTEAGQKTARQVGEALRGLPFDAMYSSPLQRAKDTAELIRACLLAEHVPELQFTDNLKEINLVTWEGVLFSEVEATDPEGFQAWQRRPHELKMMVSNPDGTVTEYYPVPALYEQATQLWQDILPRHIGQTILLVAHSGINRALIGTAIGLTPADYQNVHQSNCGISVLNFPDDWSLADRNRSPVQVESTNQTAHLGKPLPEIRNHHRGPRFLLVRHGETDWNRDKRFQGQIDVPLNDRGREQSQLAAEFLQAIQMDFAFSSPMLRPKETAEIILQFHPGVRLELEDNLQEISHGHWEGKLEEEIRQEYPGILEQWQEAPATVQMPEGENLQDVWQRAIVGWQTILKSVWARAGDRPVTVLVVAHDAVNKALLCHLLNLGPEHFWNFKQGNGAVTVIDYPLGPEERAVLQAVNITSHQGSVLDRTAAGAL; from the coding sequence ATTCTCGTACGCCACGGCCAGAGCAGCTACAACGTTGAACGTCGTGTCCAGGGCCACTGTGACGAATCGACCCTGACGGAAGCAGGGCAGAAAACAGCGCGGCAGGTGGGTGAAGCGCTGCGGGGTCTTCCCTTTGATGCGATGTATTCCAGTCCCTTGCAACGGGCCAAAGATACGGCAGAGTTGATTCGCGCTTGCCTGCTAGCAGAGCATGTGCCGGAACTGCAATTTACAGATAATCTCAAAGAAATCAACCTGGTGACCTGGGAAGGGGTGCTGTTTAGCGAGGTGGAAGCCACCGATCCGGAAGGATTCCAGGCATGGCAGCGACGGCCCCATGAATTGAAGATGATGGTTTCAAATCCCGATGGGACTGTGACCGAATACTATCCGGTGCCAGCCTTATACGAGCAGGCAACCCAGCTCTGGCAGGATATTCTGCCCCGTCATATCGGTCAGACCATTTTGCTGGTTGCCCACAGTGGGATTAATCGAGCCCTGATTGGCACTGCGATCGGCCTCACTCCGGCGGATTATCAGAATGTCCACCAGTCCAACTGTGGTATCAGTGTGCTCAACTTCCCGGATGATTGGAGTCTGGCAGACCGTAACCGATCGCCAGTTCAGGTAGAATCCACCAATCAGACGGCCCATCTGGGCAAGCCCTTACCCGAGATCCGCAATCATCATCGGGGGCCTCGGTTTCTGCTGGTTCGCCATGGGGAGACAGACTGGAATCGAGACAAGCGCTTCCAGGGGCAGATCGATGTGCCCCTCAACGATCGGGGGCGGGAACAGTCTCAGTTGGCGGCTGAGTTTCTTCAAGCGATCCAGATGGATTTTGCTTTCAGCAGTCCCATGCTGCGTCCCAAGGAAACAGCGGAGATTATTCTGCAGTTTCACCCAGGCGTTCGATTGGAGTTGGAAGATAACCTGCAGGAGATCAGCCATGGTCACTGGGAAGGCAAGCTAGAAGAGGAAATCCGACAGGAGTATCCGGGGATATTGGAGCAGTGGCAGGAGGCTCCAGCAACTGTACAGATGCCAGAAGGGGAAAATCTTCAGGATGTTTGGCAACGGGCGATCGTCGGTTGGCAGACCATTCTGAAGTCGGTTTGGGCGCGGGCTGGCGATCGACCCGTCACCGTTCTGGTGGTGGCCCATGATGCCGTCAACAAAGCACTCCTTTGCCATTTGCTTAATCTGGGGCCAGAGCACTTCTGGAACTTCAAACAGGGCAATGGTGCGGTTACGGTGATTGACTATCCTCTAGGACCGGAGGAACGGGCTGTCCTGCAGGCCGTAAACATTACCTCCCATCAAGGCAGTGTTCTCGATCGAACGGCAGCCGGAGCTCTATAG
- a CDS encoding response regulator transcription factor — translation MATHILLVEDEAKLARFVELELSSEGYRVSVANDGMTGLTLARESTPDLVILDWMLPGLTGVELCRRLRTTGSKVPVILLTARDEVGDRVTGLDAGADDYVVKPFSIEELLARIRAHLRRTQESDTDILKFEDLSLNRRTREVFRGKRSIELTAKEFDLLEYLLSHPRQVFTRDQILEKVWGYDFMGDSNIIEVYIRYLRLKLEEQNEKRLIHTIRGVGYALREP, via the coding sequence ATGGCAACCCATATCCTTCTGGTAGAAGACGAAGCGAAACTGGCTCGATTTGTCGAGCTGGAATTAAGCAGTGAAGGTTATCGTGTCAGTGTGGCTAACGATGGGATGACTGGCCTGACCTTGGCACGAGAATCCACCCCTGATCTGGTCATTCTGGACTGGATGCTACCAGGATTGACCGGGGTGGAACTTTGTCGCCGCCTCCGCACAACCGGCAGCAAGGTACCTGTGATTCTGCTTACAGCCAGAGATGAGGTGGGCGATCGGGTCACAGGGCTAGATGCTGGAGCCGATGATTATGTCGTTAAGCCCTTCAGCATTGAAGAACTACTGGCCCGAATTCGCGCCCATCTTCGCCGCACTCAGGAGAGCGACACCGACATCCTGAAATTTGAGGATCTGAGTCTGAATCGGCGGACTCGTGAAGTGTTTCGGGGCAAGCGATCGATCGAACTTACTGCCAAAGAATTTGACTTACTGGAATATCTGTTGAGCCATCCCCGACAGGTCTTTACCCGAGATCAAATCCTGGAAAAGGTCTGGGGATATGACTTTATGGGAGACTCTAATATTATTGAGGTCTATATCCGTTACCTGCGCCTGAAATTAGAGGAGCAGAACGAAAAACGGTTGATCCATACTATCCGAGGGGTGGGCTACGCTCTGCGGGAGCCTTAG